One stretch of Nesterenkonia halotolerans DNA includes these proteins:
- a CDS encoding 1-phosphofructokinase family hexose kinase: protein MIVTFTPNPSLDKTLALDAPLRPGAVQRAVGHSAEPGGKGVNISRALTAAGVPSLAVLPGDAGDAVLLALQEIQVPARALPLGAPLRTNTAITDQAGVTTKINEPGPDFDAALTEALLQLLLETSEGATWVALAGSLPPGVPEDFYAQAITALRETFGEQAPLIALDTSGAPLAAALSAAPDLIKPNAEELLELHAAMLGASGPAAGADAAHDIGSSLGSGVDEQAQAEALEADPMRAAQLAVELQNCGARSALITLGAHGAVLIPHSSVDNSAEMAEPALALRAWGPPITLRSTVGAGDASLAGYLASAQSGGSPTDSLKHAMAMGRAAAELPGSVMPTPDQLTTEHLSTEQLIIIPRTTATANVETS from the coding sequence GTGATCGTCACCTTCACCCCCAACCCGAGCCTGGACAAGACGCTGGCGCTCGATGCTCCCCTGCGCCCCGGGGCCGTCCAGCGCGCCGTCGGACACTCTGCCGAACCGGGAGGCAAGGGAGTCAACATCTCCCGCGCTCTCACCGCCGCCGGGGTGCCGTCACTCGCCGTACTTCCCGGTGACGCCGGGGACGCGGTGCTGCTGGCGCTGCAGGAGATCCAGGTTCCGGCCCGCGCACTGCCGCTGGGCGCGCCGCTGCGCACCAACACCGCCATCACGGATCAGGCCGGGGTCACCACCAAGATCAACGAGCCCGGTCCAGACTTCGACGCCGCGCTCACCGAGGCGCTGCTGCAGCTACTGCTGGAGACCTCCGAGGGTGCCACCTGGGTGGCTCTGGCCGGATCGCTTCCGCCCGGAGTCCCTGAGGACTTCTACGCACAGGCCATCACGGCGCTGCGGGAGACCTTCGGGGAGCAGGCGCCGCTGATCGCGCTGGACACCTCGGGTGCGCCGCTTGCCGCAGCACTGTCGGCGGCACCGGATCTGATCAAGCCCAATGCCGAGGAACTGCTCGAGCTGCACGCGGCGATGCTGGGGGCCTCCGGGCCCGCAGCGGGTGCTGACGCGGCGCACGACATAGGTTCGAGCCTCGGCTCCGGCGTCGATGAGCAGGCCCAGGCCGAGGCGCTGGAAGCCGATCCGATGCGCGCCGCCCAGCTCGCCGTCGAACTGCAGAACTGCGGAGCACGCTCGGCGCTGATCACTCTGGGTGCACACGGCGCGGTGCTCATCCCGCACTCGTCCGTGGACAACTCAGCAGAAATGGCCGAGCCTGCGCTCGCGCTGCGCGCCTGGGGACCACCGATCACGCTGCGCTCCACCGTGGGCGCAGGCGATGCCTCACTCGCCGGGTACCTCGCCTCGGCGCAGTCCGGCGGCTCACCCACGGATTCTCTGAAGCACGCCATGGCCATGGGACGTGCCGCGGCAGAGCTGCCCGGTTCCGTCATGCCCACACCCGACCAGCTCACGACCGAACATCTCAGCACCGAACAGCTCATCATCATCCCCCGAACAACCGCTACCGCGAATGTGGAGACATCATGA
- a CDS encoding HPr family phosphocarrier protein gives MIERTAVIAAAAGLHARPAAAFAYAAAAQPVPVEISKASTPEHSVQADSLLGVMSLDAAHGDEVVLRARGDQAAQALDELVRLLESAI, from the coding sequence ATGATTGAGCGGACTGCGGTGATCGCCGCGGCGGCTGGGCTTCATGCCCGGCCTGCCGCGGCGTTCGCGTATGCGGCCGCGGCTCAACCGGTGCCGGTGGAGATCTCCAAGGCCTCCACACCAGAGCATTCAGTTCAGGCCGACAGCCTGCTGGGTGTGATGAGTCTGGACGCCGCGCACGGCGACGAAGTGGTGCTGCGCGCCCGCGGCGATCAGGCCGCGCAGGCGCTGGATGAGCTGGTGCGCCTTCTGGAATCGGCGATCTGA
- a CDS encoding phosphoenolpyruvate carboxykinase (GTP) — translation MVNTVATAPGANQTTDSRTTGPANTADAPTTHTPLLNFVEEIAALAQPESIHWVDGSEEEHRRLTDQLVEAGTFTRLTSPDFPDSFAAFSDPADVARVESRTFICSEKERDAGFTNNWVDPAEMREKLQGVFAGAMQGRTMYVIPFVMGHLDAEDPKFGVEITDSAYVVTSMRIMARIGTEVLRKIEELDAFFVPAVHSVGAPLEPGQSDVSWPCNEEKYIVHFPESREIWSYGSGYGGNALLGKKCYALRIASVMARDEGWLAEHMLILKLTSPANRSYFIAGAFPSACGKTNLALIDPTLEGWKAETLGDDITWIRPGHEGELRVVNPESGYFGVAPGTGWHTNANAMRAIAKGNSVFTNCALTDDGGVWWEGMTEQPPAHLTDWRGEDWTPDSDLPAAHPNARFCTPIDQTDMLAEEYFEPNGVKLDAILFGGRRKTTVPLVTQARDWNHGIFFGATLSSETTAAAEGQVGTVRRDPMAMLPFIGYDAGDYLKHWVEVSSQADPEKLPEIFLVNWFRKGRDGKIAWPGFAENSRVLKWVTERLEGGGAAVETPIGFTPRMDGLDLTGLEITPEQLEDSITVYRDEWLTELEGIDEWFAEFGDSLPKSIAAETEELRRRLQS, via the coding sequence ATGGTCAACACCGTTGCAACGGCGCCCGGTGCGAATCAGACCACGGATTCCAGGACGACAGGTCCTGCGAACACGGCTGATGCTCCCACCACGCACACCCCGCTGCTGAACTTCGTCGAAGAGATCGCAGCGCTGGCCCAGCCCGAGAGCATCCACTGGGTGGACGGCTCTGAAGAAGAACACCGCAGACTCACCGATCAACTGGTGGAAGCCGGCACGTTCACCCGACTGACCAGCCCGGATTTCCCGGACTCCTTCGCGGCATTCTCCGATCCGGCAGATGTGGCACGCGTGGAATCTCGCACGTTCATCTGCTCCGAGAAGGAGCGCGACGCCGGATTCACCAACAACTGGGTCGACCCTGCCGAGATGCGCGAGAAGCTCCAGGGCGTCTTCGCCGGAGCCATGCAGGGCCGCACCATGTACGTGATTCCCTTCGTGATGGGCCACCTCGACGCCGAGGATCCCAAATTCGGAGTGGAGATCACCGATTCTGCCTATGTGGTGACCAGCATGCGCATCATGGCGCGGATCGGCACCGAGGTGCTGCGCAAGATCGAGGAGCTCGACGCGTTCTTCGTCCCCGCCGTCCACTCGGTGGGTGCGCCGCTGGAACCCGGGCAGAGCGATGTTTCCTGGCCCTGCAACGAGGAGAAGTACATCGTGCACTTCCCGGAGAGTCGGGAGATCTGGTCCTACGGCTCCGGCTACGGCGGCAACGCCCTGCTGGGCAAGAAGTGCTACGCGCTGCGCATCGCCTCGGTGATGGCGCGGGATGAGGGCTGGCTCGCCGAGCACATGCTCATCCTGAAGCTGACCAGCCCGGCGAACCGAAGTTACTTCATCGCCGGGGCCTTCCCCTCGGCCTGCGGGAAGACCAACCTTGCACTCATCGACCCCACCCTCGAAGGGTGGAAGGCCGAGACCCTGGGCGATGACATCACCTGGATCCGACCGGGCCACGAGGGAGAGCTCCGTGTGGTGAACCCCGAGTCGGGCTACTTCGGGGTCGCCCCGGGCACCGGGTGGCACACCAACGCCAACGCCATGCGGGCGATCGCGAAGGGCAACTCGGTGTTCACCAACTGTGCGCTCACCGACGATGGGGGAGTGTGGTGGGAAGGCATGACCGAGCAGCCTCCCGCACACCTCACGGATTGGCGCGGGGAGGACTGGACGCCGGATTCGGATCTGCCGGCGGCCCATCCCAATGCGCGCTTCTGCACCCCGATCGATCAGACCGACATGCTCGCCGAGGAGTACTTCGAGCCCAACGGTGTGAAGCTTGACGCGATCCTCTTCGGCGGCCGACGCAAGACCACCGTCCCGCTGGTCACACAGGCGCGCGACTGGAACCACGGCATCTTCTTCGGCGCCACGCTCTCCTCGGAGACCACCGCGGCCGCCGAGGGGCAGGTGGGCACTGTGCGCCGGGACCCCATGGCCATGCTTCCGTTCATCGGCTACGACGCCGGCGACTACCTCAAGCACTGGGTGGAGGTCTCCAGCCAGGCAGACCCGGAGAAGCTGCCGGAGATCTTCCTGGTCAACTGGTTCCGCAAGGGCCGCGACGGCAAGATCGCCTGGCCCGGATTCGCCGAGAACTCCCGGGTGCTCAAATGGGTCACCGAACGCCTGGAGGGTGGCGGCGCGGCCGTGGAGACTCCCATCGGCTTCACGCCCAGGATGGACGGACTGGACCTCACGGGACTGGAGATCACCCCCGAACAGCTCGAGGATTCGATCACCGTCTACCGGGACGAATGGCTGACCGAACTGGAGGGGATCGATGAGTGGTTCG
- a CDS encoding universal stress protein, with protein sequence MSHHHEADSAHVPGVLVGIDGSAGSERAFTVGLMIAKQREWPLRLIGTFSRPVVTDDYYVRALDSYRSEAAGTVQEVLDRYSARAAEAGVEVSSRTAEGDPGGTLVDESSEAHVAVVGKRGRNRFAGRFLGSVSNKLAAHAHCPTLVVPERWEAGAPTELMAPPQERPGGEGAEEEPVELMEESVSREHSRRSFANVTDELNFDAEIVVGVDVGDRATDVVHLAADAAALTKSPLTLVSAAPLNAQGHWYPNTVEHNLELPNLRRRYTDHLEAMAQEVAAKSPTVTVRWQFFDGSPAGVLSEASRTATLLVIGTRGHGGFAGLLLGSVSQAVLSRAVCPVLVIPTHKPRKH encoded by the coding sequence ATGTCTCACCATCATGAAGCCGACAGCGCTCACGTCCCAGGCGTGCTGGTCGGTATTGACGGGTCGGCGGGCAGTGAGCGCGCCTTCACAGTGGGACTGATGATCGCGAAGCAGCGTGAGTGGCCACTGCGTCTCATCGGCACCTTTTCTCGACCGGTGGTGACCGATGACTACTACGTCAGAGCGTTGGACAGCTACCGCAGTGAAGCCGCGGGCACGGTTCAAGAGGTTCTGGACAGATACTCGGCCCGTGCCGCGGAGGCCGGAGTCGAGGTCAGCTCCCGCACCGCGGAGGGTGATCCCGGCGGGACCTTGGTCGACGAGAGCAGCGAAGCTCACGTGGCCGTGGTCGGCAAACGGGGCCGCAATCGCTTTGCCGGACGTTTTCTGGGCAGCGTGTCGAACAAGTTGGCAGCCCACGCGCATTGCCCGACCCTGGTGGTGCCGGAACGATGGGAGGCCGGCGCGCCGACCGAGCTGATGGCCCCTCCGCAGGAACGTCCCGGCGGGGAGGGTGCGGAGGAGGAACCGGTGGAGCTCATGGAGGAGTCGGTCTCCCGGGAGCACTCACGGCGATCCTTTGCCAATGTGACCGACGAGCTGAACTTCGATGCAGAGATCGTCGTCGGCGTCGATGTGGGTGATCGCGCCACCGACGTCGTGCATCTCGCGGCCGACGCCGCGGCCCTGACCAAGAGCCCGCTGACCCTGGTGTCTGCGGCTCCGCTGAACGCTCAGGGTCACTGGTATCCCAACACCGTGGAGCACAACCTCGAACTGCCGAACCTGCGCCGTCGCTACACCGATCACCTGGAAGCGATGGCTCAAGAGGTGGCGGCGAAGTCCCCGACGGTGACCGTGCGCTGGCAGTTCTTCGACGGTTCCCCCGCGGGGGTGCTCTCCGAGGCCTCCCGCACTGCGACGCTGCTGGTGATCGGCACCCGGGGTCATGGAGGCTTCGCCGGACTCCTGCTGGGTTCGGTGAGTCAGGCCGTGTTGAGCCGGGCCGTCTGTCCGGTGCTGGTGATCCCCACCCATAAGCCCCGCAAACACTGA
- a CDS encoding SixA phosphatase family protein, with protein MPELLILRHGESGHSFSGDDHGRTLTQHGQEQARAVGRWLLEKGHLPDNTLCSDAMRTRQTCIWVNHELGDKAPTPYLDQRLYLAEPRSMLSIINEVPETVQSLLVVAHMPGVQALSMDLASGKSREDPVIQMAGSWPPAGLARFTVGKPWAELDGRGAELTDFFTAG; from the coding sequence GTGCCTGAACTGCTGATCCTTCGCCACGGCGAGTCTGGGCATTCCTTCTCCGGGGATGACCACGGCCGCACCCTGACCCAGCACGGGCAGGAACAGGCGCGCGCCGTCGGCCGCTGGCTTCTGGAGAAGGGGCACCTGCCGGATAACACGCTCTGCTCCGATGCCATGCGCACCCGGCAGACCTGCATCTGGGTCAACCACGAGCTGGGAGACAAGGCCCCGACGCCGTATCTGGACCAGCGGCTCTACCTCGCCGAGCCGCGGTCCATGCTCTCGATCATCAATGAGGTGCCCGAGACGGTGCAGTCCCTGCTGGTGGTGGCACATATGCCCGGAGTCCAGGCGCTCAGCATGGATCTTGCCTCCGGGAAGTCGCGAGAAGATCCGGTGATCCAGATGGCCGGGTCCTGGCCGCCCGCGGGTCTGGCGCGCTTCACGGTGGGCAAGCCCTGGGCCGAGCTGGACGGCCGAGGCGCCGAGCTCACCGATTTCTTCACCGCCGGCTAG
- a CDS encoding PTS fructose transporter subunit IIABC, with protein MNTIITPELVSLDRLTAGSKREVIDALAALVGSAGRSANVQELAADVWAREETSETGMPGGIAIPHCRTGAVTEATLAFARLAEPVDFGSSDGPADLVFMIAAPDGADQAHLKILSALATSLINDEFLADLRGADSEQRVVDLVAEAVQPAPVTASAGGRGSGGGSETSAGASTAAPTAEAPSSTTTVGRLVAVTACPTGIAHTYMAADSLKKAAKEAGVELHVETQGSSGATPLGTETIAAADAVIFATDVDVRDRHRFAGKPVIASRVKRGIDEPAKMIAEALAAAKNPNAAVVPSGGSGDSDGNTAASGERESFGRATQRVLMTGVSYMIPFVAAGGLLMALGFLLGGYSITEVATDVTLGNTLWNLPTPDQLPEDFRGAGALGGYLGAVFFTLGSTAMGFLVPALAGYIAFGMADRPGIAPGFTAGAIALTMEAGFIGGIVGGVLAGAVALWFRKLSVPRWLAGLMPVVIIPLVATLVAGGLMLLVLGGPIAGLTSALEGWLNGMTGSAAILLGIILGLMMCFDLGGPLNKVAYSFAVAGLSGAVADGNTGPLMIMATVMAAGMVPPLGMAFATFIDSRLFSAAERENGKTAVLLGAAFISEGAIPFAAADPLRVLPASMVGGAVTGAMTMAFGVTSYAPHGGIFVPFAIDNFWLFLVAVLAGSVVTALSVIALKRWARKGVASAA; from the coding sequence ATGAATACCATCATCACGCCGGAGCTGGTGAGCCTCGACCGGCTCACCGCCGGCAGCAAGCGCGAGGTCATCGATGCCCTCGCCGCGCTCGTCGGCTCCGCCGGACGCAGCGCCAATGTCCAGGAACTCGCCGCTGATGTCTGGGCGCGCGAGGAGACCTCCGAGACCGGCATGCCCGGTGGCATCGCCATCCCGCATTGCCGCACCGGAGCCGTCACTGAAGCCACTCTGGCCTTCGCCCGACTGGCGGAGCCCGTGGACTTCGGCTCCTCCGATGGCCCGGCCGATCTGGTCTTCATGATCGCCGCCCCCGACGGCGCGGACCAGGCACACCTGAAGATCCTCTCCGCCCTGGCGACCTCGCTGATCAATGACGAGTTCCTCGCCGATCTGCGCGGAGCTGACTCTGAACAGCGCGTGGTGGACCTGGTGGCCGAAGCGGTGCAGCCCGCACCGGTCACCGCCTCGGCCGGCGGCCGCGGCTCCGGTGGAGGCTCCGAGACGAGTGCAGGCGCCAGCACTGCCGCCCCGACTGCCGAGGCTCCCTCATCGACGACGACGGTGGGCCGCCTCGTGGCCGTGACGGCCTGCCCCACCGGCATCGCGCACACGTATATGGCTGCTGACTCGCTGAAGAAGGCCGCGAAGGAAGCAGGCGTGGAGCTCCACGTCGAGACTCAGGGCTCCTCCGGAGCGACCCCCTTGGGCACCGAGACCATCGCCGCCGCCGACGCCGTCATCTTCGCCACGGACGTGGACGTGCGTGATCGGCACCGGTTCGCCGGCAAGCCGGTCATCGCCTCACGGGTCAAGCGCGGCATCGATGAGCCCGCCAAGATGATCGCCGAGGCGCTGGCCGCGGCGAAGAACCCGAACGCCGCCGTCGTCCCCTCGGGTGGATCCGGCGACTCCGATGGCAATACAGCTGCCAGTGGCGAGCGTGAGAGCTTCGGGCGCGCGACCCAGCGGGTCCTGATGACCGGCGTCAGCTACATGATCCCCTTCGTCGCCGCGGGTGGTCTGCTCATGGCGCTGGGCTTCCTCCTCGGCGGGTACAGCATCACCGAGGTGGCCACAGATGTGACCCTCGGGAACACTCTGTGGAACCTGCCCACACCTGATCAGCTGCCCGAGGACTTCCGCGGCGCCGGGGCACTCGGCGGCTACCTGGGGGCGGTCTTCTTCACCCTCGGCAGCACCGCGATGGGCTTCCTGGTCCCCGCACTGGCCGGCTACATCGCGTTCGGCATGGCCGACCGTCCCGGCATCGCCCCCGGCTTCACCGCCGGCGCAATCGCGCTGACCATGGAGGCTGGCTTCATCGGCGGCATCGTCGGCGGCGTCCTCGCCGGTGCGGTGGCGCTGTGGTTCCGCAAGCTCAGCGTGCCGCGCTGGCTCGCCGGACTGATGCCCGTCGTGATCATCCCGCTGGTGGCCACCCTGGTGGCCGGTGGCCTGATGCTGCTGGTGCTCGGCGGTCCGATCGCCGGACTGACCTCAGCTCTCGAGGGCTGGCTCAACGGGATGACCGGTTCCGCCGCCATCCTGCTCGGCATCATCCTTGGTCTGATGATGTGCTTCGACCTCGGTGGACCGCTCAACAAGGTGGCGTACTCCTTCGCCGTGGCCGGCCTCTCGGGCGCCGTCGCGGATGGCAACACCGGTCCACTGATGATCATGGCCACGGTCATGGCCGCCGGCATGGTCCCGCCGCTGGGCATGGCATTCGCCACGTTCATCGACTCCCGCCTGTTCAGCGCGGCGGAACGGGAGAACGGCAAGACCGCCGTGCTCCTCGGCGCTGCGTTCATCTCTGAGGGCGCGATTCCGTTCGCCGCAGCCGACCCGCTGCGCGTGCTGCCAGCCTCCATGGTCGGCGGTGCCGTCACCGGCGCGATGACCATGGCCTTCGGCGTCACCTCCTACGCCCCACACGGCGGCATCTTCGTGCCGTTCGCCATCGACAACTTCTGGCTGTTCCTGGTCGCGGTGCTGGCCGGTTCGGTGGTCACCGCACTTTCGGTGATCGCACTGAAGCGCTGGGCACGGAAGGGTGTAGCCTCTGCTGCATGA
- a CDS encoding DeoR/GlpR family DNA-binding transcription regulator, giving the protein MTLLAPERHERILDRLRRSGTITVQEIARDLKVTKETVRRDLDQLETAGSLQRVHGGAVASSSPSRRETSLRQRQSEHSAQKQDIAREALSFVPSSPDASLLLDAGTTTEALADLLATGPTGEHHHTRFLTTSSVPIAQKLAEVTSLDVEVLGGKVRGITGAVVGASAVATLARRQADVAFIGTNGVDAGFGLSTPDTAEAAVKSGLVRAARQVILLADSSKLGLRTLVQFATLEEIDVLITDAEPHAELAHALADAGVPVIVAGTQ; this is encoded by the coding sequence ATGACACTGCTCGCCCCGGAGCGTCACGAGCGGATCCTGGATCGGCTGCGCCGCAGCGGCACGATCACCGTCCAGGAGATCGCCCGGGATCTGAAGGTCACCAAAGAGACGGTTCGACGTGACCTGGATCAGCTCGAGACCGCTGGTTCACTCCAGCGTGTCCATGGGGGTGCGGTGGCCAGCTCCAGCCCTTCGCGGCGAGAGACCTCGCTGCGTCAGCGGCAGAGCGAGCACTCAGCACAGAAGCAGGACATCGCTCGGGAAGCGCTGAGCTTCGTCCCGTCCTCCCCCGACGCCTCGCTGCTGCTCGATGCCGGCACCACCACGGAGGCACTCGCCGATCTGTTGGCCACAGGACCGACCGGCGAGCACCACCACACTCGTTTTCTGACCACCAGCTCGGTGCCGATCGCCCAGAAGCTGGCCGAGGTGACCTCCCTCGATGTCGAGGTGCTCGGCGGCAAGGTCCGCGGGATCACTGGCGCCGTGGTCGGCGCTTCCGCCGTTGCGACCCTTGCCCGACGGCAGGCGGATGTCGCGTTCATCGGCACCAACGGAGTCGACGCGGGCTTCGGACTCTCCACTCCTGACACTGCTGAGGCTGCGGTGAAATCGGGCCTGGTCCGTGCCGCGCGTCAGGTCATTCTGCTGGCGGATTCCAGCAAGCTCGGTCTCCGCACGCTCGTACAGTTCGCAACCCTGGAGGAGATCGATGTGTTGATCACCGACGCCGAGCCGCATGCCGAGCTCGCCCACGCCCTGGCCGACGCCGGTGTGCCTGTCATTGTGGCGGGCACCCAGTGA